One region of Limnospira fusiformis SAG 85.79 genomic DNA includes:
- the rppA gene encoding two-component system response regulator RppA, which produces MRILLVEDDPEQREPIHAALTRYGHIVDGVEDGTTALWLMNETEYDLLILDWMLPGEDGIILCKNYRQMGKTSPVLMLTAKDTTADKVMGLDAGADDYLVKPVDLQELLARIRALRRRSPLWVGDILAVKGLSLNLDTMILTWGNDSLKLKSRDFQLLEYMMRHPHQVLTHNQIEQALWEWGEEPESNAVVARVKRLRKTLKAIEIDSWIETVYGMGYRLEPRTD; this is translated from the coding sequence ATGCGGATTTTATTGGTAGAAGACGATCCAGAACAACGGGAGCCAATTCATGCAGCTTTAACTCGTTATGGACATATTGTTGATGGGGTAGAAGATGGCACAACCGCCTTGTGGTTAATGAATGAAACCGAGTATGATCTGTTGATTTTAGATTGGATGTTACCGGGAGAAGATGGTATTATTTTATGTAAAAATTATCGCCAAATGGGGAAAACATCACCAGTGTTAATGCTGACAGCTAAAGATACGACGGCTGATAAAGTTATGGGACTAGACGCTGGCGCAGATGATTATTTAGTTAAACCAGTAGACCTACAAGAATTGTTAGCTAGAATTAGAGCTTTAAGAAGGCGATCGCCTCTTTGGGTGGGGGATATATTAGCAGTCAAAGGATTATCATTAAATCTCGATACTATGATTTTAACATGGGGGAATGATAGCTTAAAGCTGAAAAGTCGCGACTTTCAACTCTTAGAATATATGATGCGTCACCCCCACCAAGTTCTCACTCATAATCAAATAGAACAAGCACTCTGGGAATGGGGAGAAGAACCGGAAAGCAATGCGGTAGTAGCGAGAGTTAAACGACTGCGTAAAACCCTGAAAGCCATAGAAATTGACAGTTGGATTGAAACGGTTTATGGTATGGGTTATCGTCTCGAGCCTCGGACAGATTAA
- a CDS encoding cupin domain-containing protein, whose translation MQTLTELLHPLPISEFFDKYWTEKSVLIPGANHQKFADLFSWQKLNNLLNYYPLKHPEIRLAKTGETLPEITNNEQIIKQCQEGATLIIDRLHEKIEAIAKMVALLRIEIGHRSQVNSYCSFPGHQGFACHYDSHEVFILQISGRKHWRVFSDTFIYPLSENRSSQFSPPDTQPYIDAIINPGDLLYIPRGHWHYAIAIDEPSLHLTLGIDCQTGIDFSDWLTSQLQQHPQWRKNLPLLNKSHRENCRQHLQNLVQNWLEILESEDLINRYLDEQLLQGQPDLQLGFPSQIGYDIFPQGQETKFYRPQQPVYITQLTPTGKFEIKTGGKKISLTGLDQHILEKIFTSTEFSGLDIQQWLQDFDWDTEIVPLLSRLVKAGILLVISHP comes from the coding sequence ATGCAGACCTTAACCGAATTATTACACCCTTTACCAATTAGCGAATTTTTCGATAAATATTGGACTGAAAAATCTGTGCTAATTCCGGGTGCTAATCATCAAAAATTTGCCGATTTGTTTTCCTGGCAAAAACTCAATAATTTACTCAACTATTATCCCTTAAAACACCCAGAAATTAGATTAGCTAAAACTGGGGAAACTTTGCCAGAAATTACCAACAATGAACAGATAATTAAACAATGTCAGGAAGGTGCTACTCTCATTATAGATCGACTTCATGAAAAAATAGAAGCGATCGCCAAAATGGTAGCCTTATTACGCATAGAAATCGGACATCGTAGCCAAGTCAATAGTTATTGTTCATTTCCCGGACATCAAGGCTTTGCTTGTCATTACGACTCCCACGAAGTTTTCATCCTGCAAATTTCCGGTAGAAAACACTGGCGAGTTTTTTCAGATACCTTTATTTATCCCCTGAGTGAAAATCGATCTTCCCAGTTTTCTCCCCCTGATACTCAACCCTATATAGACGCAATTATTAACCCTGGCGATCTGCTTTATATACCCCGTGGACATTGGCATTATGCGATCGCAATTGATGAACCTTCTTTGCATTTAACCCTAGGAATTGACTGTCAAACTGGTATTGATTTTAGTGATTGGTTAACCAGTCAATTGCAACAACATCCACAATGGCGCAAAAATTTACCTTTATTAAATAAATCCCATCGAGAAAACTGTCGCCAACATCTACAAAACCTAGTCCAAAACTGGCTAGAGATATTAGAGTCAGAGGATTTAATTAATCGCTATTTAGATGAACAACTTTTACAAGGACAACCCGACTTACAATTAGGCTTTCCCAGTCAAATTGGCTATGATATCTTCCCCCAAGGTCAGGAAACTAAATTCTATCGTCCTCAACAACCCGTCTATATTACGCAATTAACTCCCACGGGTAAATTTGAAATTAAAACTGGGGGTAAGAAAATATCTCTGACCGGACTTGACCAACATATATTAGAGAAAATTTTTACATCCACAGAATTTAGTGGCTTAGACATACAACAATGGTTACAAGATTTTGACTGGGATACAGAAATTGTTCCCCTACTGTCGCGTTTGGTTAAAGCTGGAATTTTGCTGGTTATCTCCCATCCATAA
- a CDS encoding NirD/YgiW/YdeI family stress tolerance protein: MKPTITALLTSALLTIGVPAVNAQVSIQDLQRHSGVTISGTIRSVVGNDFILDDGTGQIIVDAGPMRHHQLNLQPGEQVTVTGKYDDYDFDAFTITRSNGEVIFIRDPQGPPPWSGGYRRRNSASQSSR; this comes from the coding sequence ATGAAACCAACCATTACAGCCTTACTAACTTCTGCACTGTTAACCATAGGGGTTCCAGCCGTGAATGCACAAGTTTCTATTCAAGATTTGCAGCGTCATTCAGGAGTGACTATATCTGGTACAATTCGCAGTGTTGTAGGTAATGACTTTATCTTAGACGACGGAACTGGACAAATTATTGTTGATGCTGGACCCATGCGCCATCATCAACTGAATTTACAACCCGGAGAACAGGTCACAGTCACAGGTAAATATGATGACTATGACTTTGATGCTTTCACTATTACTCGCAGTAATGGCGAAGTGATTTTTATTCGCGATCCACAGGGTCCCCCACCTTGGTCAGGTGGTTACAGAAGACGGAATTCTGCTTCCCAAAGCTCTCGATAA